From the genome of Candidozyma auris chromosome 2, complete sequence, one region includes:
- a CDS encoding 2-dehydropantoate 2-reductase PAN5 — MSVKVLGAGAMGSLVAHELAKIGKVAPTLLFKSKQRLDSYLQEGSKITVVRPDSGTMDTSVAKIDGALAPNLERNHERIENLVVSTKTYATVHALSPYVPYLDENSNLLILQNGMGMVDTLKRKFWQDSQNMPAFYEAISSHGAFKSTPNVVNHVGYGKLTIAPAFGNKTALQEPPLMVHALLDCDKLNVSYVSQDEMLLTQMEKLVVNACINPLSALLDCFNGDLMLGVQVVPIMKRVIQEAVGCFRAEFDTQLSAISGSSTVLDPDHLLNTVLEVCKATSQNSSSMREDVRRMQTTEIDSINGYLVGLGKKHSIPTATNKMLVSMIHNKISIERGIEKSALQNLSV; from the coding sequence ATGTCGGTCAAGGTCCTCGGTGCAGGGGCCATGGGGTCCCTTGTGGCACATGAGCTTGCTAAAATCGGAAAAGTCGCTCCGactttgctcttcaagtcgaaGCAGCGCCTCGATCTGTACCTTCAAGAAGGGTCTAAAATCACAGTAGTGAGACCTGACTCTGGCACTATGGACACTTCTGTCGCCAAAATCGATGGTGCGCTTGCGCCAAACCTAGAACGAAATCATGAGCGGATTGAAAATCTCGTTGTTTCAACGAAAACTTATGCAACGGTTCATGCCCTCAGCCCATACGTTCCCTATCTAGATGAAAATTCAAATCTCCTCATACTTCAGAATGGCATGGGTATGGTAGACACATTGAAACGCAAATTCTGGCAGGATTCACAAAATATGCCCGCCTTTTACGAGGCCATCTCCTCTCACGGGGCGTTCAAACTGACACCAAATGTCGTGAACCACGTTGGATATGGCAAATTGACAATTGCACCAGCCTTCGGCAACAAAACAGCGCTCCAAGAACCACCGCTAATGGTGCATGCTCTCCTTGATTGCGACAAGCTCAATGTAAGTTATGTTTCACAGGATGAGATGCTCCTCACCCAAATGGAGAAATTAGTGGTGAACGCTTGCATCAACCCACTATCGGCGTTGCTAGATTGTTTCAATGGTGACTTGATGTTGGGAGTCCAAGTGGTGCCGATAATGAAAAGAGTGATCCAGGAGGCTGTAGGATGCTTTCGTGCTGAATTTGACACCCAATTAAGTGCGATCAGCGGTTCTTCAACGGTACTAGATCCTGACCACCTTCTAAATACCGTCTTGGAGGTTTGCAAGGCTACTTCACAAAACAGCTCCTCGATGAGAGAGGATGTCAGAAGGATGCAGACGACCGAAATTGACTCTATCAACGGGTACCTTGTGGGGCTCGGAAAAAAGCACAGCATTCCTACCGCCACGAACAAAATGTTGGTATCCATGATACACAACAAGATCTCAATCGAGCGTGGCATTGAGAAGTCTGCTTTGCAGAATCTATCGGTTTAA
- a CDS encoding putative dephospho-CoA kinase, producing MLIVGLTGGIASGKSTVSKEIAESGIPVIDADVIARQVVEPGRKAYDQVVAAFREDVAGLVNPNDSSLNRPALGKAVFGKPEKLKILNKIVHQAVKKEIAWSIFKAYVTGNKMVVLDVPLLFESGIHSICGATITVYTEKNTQLKRLLERNPELSEDDAAKRIESQLSNDIRNYRADIVLDNNGTVAQLKENVKSVVAQLSPNWFWHYIDLFPPVGFASAIFTVAFRAARDYFKGATPPKKNI from the coding sequence ATGCTCATTGTGGGTCTCACGGGCGGCATCGCCAGCGGAAAGTCTACCGTGTCGAAGGAAATTGCCGAAAGCGGAATTCCCGTCATTGATGCTGACGTCATTGCTAGACAGGTGGTAGAGCCAGGAAGAAAAGCGTATGATCAAGTTGTGGCGGCGTTTAGAGAAGATGTGGCAGGATTGGTCAATCCAAACGACTCGTCTCTTAATAGGCCTGCTTTGGGTAAAGCTGTTTTTGGAAAGCctgaaaagttgaaaattttgaaCAAGATTGTTCATCAGGCAgtgaaaaaggaaattgCATGGCTGATTTTCAAGGCGTATGTGACTGGCAACAAGATGGTGGTTTTGGACGTGCCTTTATTGTTTGAGTCAGGAATTCACTCCATCTGTGGCGCTACAATTACTGTTTACACAGAAAAGAACACTCAATTGAAGCGTCTTTTAGAGAGAAATCCAGAGCTCTCAGAGGACGATGCCGCCAAGCGAATCGAGAGCCAGCTTTCGAACGATATAAGAAACTATAGAGCGGACATTGTTCTTGACAACAATGGGACTGTTGCACAGCTCAAGGAAAACGTGAAGTCTGTGGTTGCACAGCTTTCGCCAAACTGGTTTTGGCACTATATCGATCTATTCCCACCTGTTGGCTTCGCCTCTGCAATCTTTACTGTCGCCTTCCGTGCAGCTAGAGACTATTTTAAGGGTGCcacaccaccaaaaaagaacaTTTAA
- a CDS encoding cytidine deaminase, producing the protein MNNHNLTTEQVQALRDQCLAAREYAYAPYSKFRVGCAILTKAGSIVTGANVENASYGAGICAERTAITRCVMEGQKELQAIAISSDMADCVSPCGICRQFIREFAPKVPVLMFSGQSDKMVCHTLEELLPLSFGPEHLH; encoded by the exons ATGAACAATCACAATTTAACAACAGAGCAAGTTCAAGCCCTTCGTGACCAATGCCTTGCTG CCCGTGAATACGCCTACGCTCCCTACTCCAAGTTTCG CGTTGGGTGTGCTATTCTCACGAAAGCTGGGTCAATCGTCACAGGCGCCAACGTTGAAAACGCCTCTTACGGCGCCGGGATTTGTGCAGAGAGAACTGCCATCACTCGGTGTGTGATGGAAGGACAAAAAGAGTTACAGGCCATTGCCATTCTGAGCGATATGGCCGATTGTGTGAGTCCGTGTGGAATATGCCGGCAGTTTATTCGAGAGTTTGCTCCCAAGGTGCCTgttttgatgttttcagGTCAATCAGACAAAATGGTGTGTCACACgcttgaagaacttcttccCTTAAGCTTTGGCCCCgagcatcttcattga
- the VPS34 gene encoding phosphatidylinositol 3-kinase VPS34, which translates to MASHGGTQAPVGSSSEFSELSSTNTATFGLSKHLSIPIFVKIRSLESSHPFKPATSSAKYKNPDLFKVLSQISPCSDLFVKVEVLDGNNNILVPPMQTPYKQFTGNKRVWDAVLKLPINYNQASFETYVKFTLYEIVETKPAFFAEGTLSLFNHENGSLRKGTYKVPIFREEQEFVNYKDHKCTTELERKLIDYENGVVTKEAWLDSLSLPIVERLKHEEKKPDLDAPYHLFVELPNFSLPIVFSDVTYELPNPAVNLLPNDYVDKPQQTNNETAGAMVLTSVELTPKKLYDPDFDLITLHTFNTEEGSVPGGAGVLGQTSSGVRPAPMDPIEKKFSILSTSINNNSLLDKEVKPSPQDRDELGKILRKPSSAPLADHEKRMLWKYRYFFSKNYGQEDAQTAAVPSQSQRQFLTKFLKCFNWENEQELDHAMKEILPYWSVEKIDMGDALELLSNQFNPYNLTAALRRRLVDTKGASGREINTSEEQKIEKIFNYAMRLREFAVDRLKIASADELLLYLLQLVQALKYETLEDGDAPLAKAPLAKFLILRSVESGMLGNFFYWYVKVENEDQLNASDTAAHSKVVNGAIYGVVLNKYIEKLRTHCSKRKLPHYKYLKRQIAFIKKLTGLVEKIRTTFKRNEATAKKVQYLREYLADPSNEMLSFPDPFPLPLDPSVIICGCYPEESSVFKSSLAPLKITFKTITNYKDRSLSSHSSQIFGGAKKHKYGKYPLMFKIGDDLRQDQLVIQIINLMDQLLKNENLDLKLTPYKILATSPIAGLIQFVENETLDAVLTATYDSTGTNTNSQTNTPANGILRYLQLHSRKLHHEEPESQSVLGKKKNSIPSQEQEHAISSDLGVSPVVMDNYVKSCAGYCVITYLLGVGDRHLDNLLLSPNGKFWHADFGYILGRDPKPFPPLMKLPIQVVDGMGGMTHENFNIFKNYCFITYTTLRRNSNLILNLFQLMLNANIPDIQIDPKRAVEKVQEKFALEMTEEMAILHFQNLIIDSVNAFLPVVIDALHSLAQYWRA; encoded by the coding sequence ATGGCATCTCATGGCGGCACACAGGCCCCAGTGGGCAGCAGCTCCGAATTTAGCGAGCTCCTGTCAACAAATACCGCCACGTTCGGTCTTTCGAAGCACCTCCTGATTCCCATTTTCGTGAAAATACGATCTCTTGAATCGTCACACCCGTTCAAACCAGCCACTAGCTCAGCCAAGTACAAAAACCCAgatctcttcaaggtgCTTTCACAGATTCTGCCGTGCTCGGACTTGTTTGTTAAAGTCGAAGTTCTCGATGGCAACAATAACATCCTCGTGCCTCCAATGCAGACGCCGTACAAGCAGTTCACAGGGAACAAGAGGGTGTGGGATGCGGTGTTGAAGCTACCTATTAATTACAATCAAGCCAGCTTCGAGACGTACGTGAAGTTCACACTCTACGAGATTGTAGAGACAAAACctgctttctttgccgAGGGAACCTTATCACTATTCAATCACGAAAACGGATCTCTTCGCAAGGGCACGTACAAGGTGCCCATTTTCCGTGAGGAACAGGAATTTGTCAATTACAAGGACCATAAGTGCACCACAGAGCTAGAAAGAAAACTCATTGACTACGAAAACGGCGTTGTGACGAAAGAGGCATGGCTAGACCTGCTTCTGTTGCCCATTGTGGAGAGGCTCAAgcatgaagaaaagaaaccaGACCTTGATGCTCCATATCATCTTTTTGTCGAGCTTCCAAACTTCTCTTTGCCCATTGTGTTTCTGGACGTTACATATGAGCTTCCCAACCCAGCAGTGAACTTGCTCCCCAATGATTATGTAGACAAACCGCAGCAGACTAATAACGAGACTGCGGGTGCCATGGTACTCACGTCGGTTGAATTGACTCCTAAAAAGCTTTATGACCCTGACTTCGATCTCATCACCCTCCACACCTTCAACACTGAGGAAGGCTCTGTGCCAGGAGGTGCTGGCGTGCTTGGCCAGACGAGCTCAGGAGTTCGCCCGGCTCCAATGGACCCGATTGAGAAAAAATTTAGCATTCTATCCACCAGCATCAACAATAACTCCTTGCTAGATAAAGAGGTGAAGCCATCGCCGCAAGACCGTGACGAGCTAGggaagatcttgagaaagCCGCTGAGTGCACCCTTGGCCGACCACGAAAAAAGGATGTTGTGGAAGTACAGATACTTTTTTTCGAAAAACTATGGCCAGGAAGACGCCCAAACCGCTGCTGTTCCACTGCAAAGTCAAAGGCAGTTTCTCACAAAATTCTTAAAATGCTTTAATTGGGAAAATGAACAAGAGCTTGATCACGCCATGAAGGAGATCTTGCCGTACTGGAGTGTGGAAAAAATCGATATGGGCGATGCACTTGAACTTCTCAGTAATCAATTCAACCCATACAACCTTACTGCTGCTCTACGTCGTCGTCTTGTGGACACCAAAGGAGCATCTGGACGTGAGATCAACACCTCTGAGGAGCAAAAGAtagagaagatcttcaactacGCCATGAGACTACGCGAGTTTGCTGTGGACCGTCTCAAAATTGCCTCTGCCGACGAGCTTCTACTTTACCTTTTGCAGCTTGTTCAGGCACTAAAGTACGAGACCTTGGAAGACGGTGATGCGCCCTTGGCAAAAGCTCCTCTTGCGAAGTTTTTGATTCTTCGGTCTGTGGAGTCTGGAATGTTGGGCAATTTCTTTTATTGGTATGTCAAAGTGGAAAACGAGGACCAACTCAATGCATCCGATACAGCCGCCCACTCTAAAGTAGTCAACGGAGCTATCTACGGCGTGGTCTTGAACAAGTATATTGAGAAGCTCAGAACCCACTGtctgaaaagaaagctaCCTCACTACAAGTATCTCAAGCGTCAAATTGCAtttatcaagaagcttacGGGGCTTGTCGAAAAGATACGCACCACattcaaaagaaatgaagcCACAGCCAAGAAAGTACAATATCTTCGTGAGTATTTGGCGGATCCGCTGAATGAGATGCTCAGTTTTCCAGATCCATTCCCTCTCCCACTTGATCCTTCGGTGATTATCTGCGGCTGCTACCCCGAAGAATCATCAGTATTCAAGTCATCGTTGGCCCCGCTCAAAATCACATTCAAAACTATCACCAACTACAAAGACAGGCTGTTGTCGTCGCATTCGTCGCAGatttttggtggtgctAAGAAGCACAAATATGGAAAATATCCCCTCATGTTTAAGATCGGCGACGATTTGAGACAGGATCAGTTGGTGattcaaatcatcaatttgATGGAccagcttttgaagaatgagaaCTTGGACTTGAAACTCACGCCATACAAGATCTTGGCCACTAGCCCCATTGCCGGGCTCATTCAATTTGTCGAAAATGAAACTTTGGATGCCGTATTGACTGCCACTTATGATTCAACGGGAACAAACACCAATCTGCAAACAAACACACCTGCAAATGGCATTCTCAGATACCTACAGCTACACAGCAGAAAGCTTCACCATGAGGAGCCGGAGTCACAGAGTGTCcttggaaagaagaaaaatagCATTCCgctgcaagaacaagagcaCGCTATTTCTAGCGATTTGGGGGTTTCTCCCGTTGTCATGGACAACTACGTCAAGTCATGTGCTGGATACTGTGTCATTACTTACTTGCTTGGGGTAGGTGATCGTCATCTTGATAatttgcttctttctccaaacgGTAAATTCTGGCATGCAGACTTCGGTTATATTTTAGGAAGAGATCCCAAGCCATTTCCTCCGTTGATGAAACTCCCAATTCaggttgttgatggcatGGGTGGCATGACCCatgaaaacttcaacatctttAAGAATTATTGCTTCATCACGTACACCACGCTTAGAAGGAACAGCAACTTGATCCTCAATCTTTTCCAATTGATGTTGAATGCGAATATCCCAGACATTCAAATAGATCCCAAGAGGGCAGTGGAGAAAGTCCAGGAGAAGTTTGCACTAGAGATGACGGAAGAAATGgcaattcttcatttccAAAACCTCATCATCGACAGCGTCAACGCATTTTTGCCGGTAGTTATCGATGCACTTCACAGTTTAGCGCAATACTGGAGGGCTTGA
- a CDS encoding protein-lysine N-methyltransferase, with product MRDFEARLNKLLTWINECVPTAGSAPFVSSRITVKNSPDSGRGLYAVDHIRASEKIVTIPHSLLLNYTTVMAHISKFAPFSLQEPYYGKVNVPSTPIDPVTEIYKTFSLDTLLRLSSFQLLGLYLVLEKRRGENSFWKPFLDMLPELDELSSAPIVWTILKHSEAEHLTRMLPRSTRKHTNDVVSRFENDYNRVSDFLGSATHISKEDFLWAWMCINSRCLYMEMPQKSDASDNFTLAPYVDFLNHSGNDECGIKIDAHGFHVLTSTPYKPDSELYFSYGPHSNEFLLCEYGFTLAYNKWNYVDISDLIMPLLRPQQVAFLKESGYYGDYTVNEQGASFRTEVALATLQENEPSASRKLKAFVDGVIDGLVYQSKSWRLLGQIMKKLIGDSDKKLASEFSSPEGRALATLYKDTKMIAEKTLKGLQ from the coding sequence ATGAGGGATTTCGAGGCCAGATTGAACAAGCTCCTCACGTGGATCAATGAGTGTGTCCCTACAGCGGGGTCTGCTCCTTTTGTGTCTTCGAGGATCACAGTGAAAAATTCCCCCGACTCTGGTAGAGGGCTCTATGCTGTGGATCACATCAGAGCTCTGGAGAAAATCGTCACGATCCCACACTCCCTTTTGCTCAATTACACGACGGTTATGGCGCATATATCGAAATTTGcaccattttctttgcagGAGCCCTACTATGGCAAGGTGAATGTGCCGTCCACTCCTATAGATCCAGTGACAGAGATATATAAGACTTTCTCGCTAGATACATTGCTTAGACTTCTGTCTTTCCAATTATTGGGCTTATACTTggttttggaaaagagaCGAGGCGAGAATTCGTTTTGGAAGCCGTTCTTGGATATGTTGCCtgagcttgatgagctctCTCTGGCTCCCATTGTGTGGACCATATTGAAGCATTCAGAGGCAGAGCACTTGACTAGAATGTTGCCGAGATCCACTCGAAAACACACCAATGATGTGGTGAGCAGGTTCGAAAACGACTATAATAGAGTGTCAGATTTTCTCGGCTCTGCAACCCACATctccaaagaagacttCCTATGGGCGTGGATGTGTATCAATTCTCGTTGTCTATACATGGAGATGCCTCAAAAATCTGATGCTAGCGATAACTTCACGTTGGCCCCCTATGTGGATTTTCTAAATCACCTGGGCAATGATGAGTGTGGCATTAAAATCGATGCCCATGGCTTCCATGTGCTCACCTCCACACCTTACAAACCGGATAGCGAGTTGTACTTCAGTTATGGACCGCACTCTAACGAGTTTCTCTTGTGTGAGTACGGTTTCACCCTTGCGTACAACAAGTGGAATTATGTAGATATCTCAGACTTGATTATGCCTTTGCTTCGACCCCAACAGGTGgcttttttgaaggagtcGGGCTATTATGGCGATTACACTGTGAACGAACAGGGAGCCTCATTCAGAACGGAAGTCGCCCTAGCGACGTTACAGGAGAATGAGCCGTCCGCATCAAGGAAGCTTAAAGCTTTTGTAGACGGGGTGATTGACGGCTTGGTCTATCAGAGCAAAAGCTGGCGTCTCCTAGGCCAGATAATGAAAAAACTCATCGGCGACAGTGATAAGAAGCTTGCGTCGGAGTTTCTGAGTCCTGAAGGCAGAGCTCTCGCAACCCTTTATAAAGACACCAAAATGATTGCCGAAAAGACATTGAAGGGGTTGCAATGA
- a CDS encoding methionine aminopeptidase MAP1, translated as MAVCAAPTCGAETESNLKCPVCLKDNIESIFCNQKCFRSGWGVHKAQHPAEDGKPFDPFPNYTYTGYLRASYPLSPCRPVNKDIKKPDYAKDGFPVSERKNDRTGKITILQEHEIKKIRKVGKVSRIILDKVASHIKPGVTTDELDAILHKECMARGAYPSPLNYYNFPKSFCTSVNEVICHGIPDQRPLEDGDIINLDVSIYLHGFHSDLNETYYVGDKAKCNPEIVNLVETTREALDLAIAQVKPGLIFRELGAVIEEHATKNGCSVVRSFCGHGTNTLFHCQPNIPHYAKNKAIGVAKPGMVFTIEPMLNLGTYKDTTWPDGWTAVTLDGKLSAQFEHMMLVTEDGVEVLTARLEDSPGGPVKRI; from the coding sequence ATGGCCGTCTGTGCAGCCCCTACATGCGGAGCGGAAACAGAATCAAATCTCAAATGCCCCGTGTGTCTCAAAGACAACATCGAGTCGATTTTCTGCAACCAGAAATGCTTCAGATCCGGCTGGGGGGTCCACAAAGCACAGCATCCTGCCGAAGACGGCAAACCCTTTGATCCGTTCCCAAACTACACTTACACAGGCTACTTGAGAGCCTCATACCCTTTGTCGCCATGCAGACCCGTGAACAAagatatcaagaagccaGACTACGCCAAGGATGGGTTTCCAGTGAGCGAAAGGAAGAACGACAGAACAGGAAAGATTActattcttcaagaacatgaaATTAAGAAGATTCGTAAAGTGGGCAAAGTGCTGAGAATCATTCTTGACAAGGTTGCATCGCACATCAAGCCAGGCGTTACTACAGATGAACTAGACGCCATCTTGCACAAAGAATGTATGGCCAGAGGCGCATACCCTTCTCCGCTCAACTACTACAACTTTCCCAAGTCGTTCTGCACGTCTGTGAATGAGGTGATCTGTCATGGCATTCCAGATCAAAGGCCGCTTGAAGATGgtgacatcatcaacttggaTGTATCGATATACTTGCATGGGTTCCACTCGGACCTCAACGAGACATACTACGTGGGAGACAAGGCCAAGTGCAACCCAGAAATAGTGAATTTGGTGGAAACTACTAGGGAGGCATTGGACTTGGCAATTGCACAGGTGAAGCCGGGATTGATTTTCAGAGAGTTGGGTGCTGTGATCGAGGAGCACGCTACGAAAAACGGTTGTTCGGTGGTGAGATCGTTCTGTGGCCACGGAACAAATACTCTTTTCCATTGCCAGCCCAACATCCCCCACTACGCCAAAAATAAGGCCATTGGTGTGGCCAAACCCGGCATGGTGTTCACCATTGAGCCCATGCTTAACCTTGGCACATACAAGGATACAACATGGCCGGACGGATGGACGGCTGTGACCTTAGACGGCAAATTGCTGGCTCAGTTTGAGCACATGATGTTGGTGACAGAAGATGGCGTGGAGGTGTTGACTGCTAGACTCGAGGACTCTCCTGGGGGTCCTGTTAAGCGGATATAG
- a CDS encoding DNA topoisomerase 3, giving the protein MRVLCVAEKNSIAKEVANILSGGRARPRNSLYKYVKNYDFQYTFQGLGPCDVTMTAVAGHVMTTDFGPEYAWGKCPPGRLFDAPFLTKPPPDRDQRAGISKNIIREARNADRLMIWTDCDREGEYIGWEIMSVAQGANPRLNLQTTWRAQFSHLEPSHIVAAANNPKALDMKLVAAVECRTEFDLRVGTSFTRFLTNIYKSKRLVGEKEVVSYGTCQFPTLSFVVDRYVRVRNFRPEPFWSIDLAVTKNGQKVNFSWSRNHLFDRMFVYVIYAQLLEGPQKPRIVGVSTKPTSHYKPLPLTTVDLQKCCSRYFKMSAKAALDAAESLYTAGYISYPRTETDQFPAKLDLKGYITKQTSSSDWGTHATRLLQGSFRPPRGGKHDDKAHPPIYPVKSASLDTLRPDQRKVYEFVVRRFLACCSDDARGLQTKVDLQWRSERFTASGLQVTERNFLDVYPYSDWKSSAQLPEFAEGEEVTPSSCKVKEGKTSPPNYMTEAELIALMDANGIGTDATIADHVEKIAQRNYVTRRKIGKSEVFIPTSLGISLIVAFDAILIDRISLSKPFLRRAMEGFLQKISRGEITKQDVISQLLPLYKEAFMESNQKGHVITDTFIQTSRGLS; this is encoded by the coding sequence ATGAGGGTGCTCTGCGTGGCAGAAAAGAACTCaattgccaaagaagtCGCTAACATTCTCTCTGGTGGTCGTGCTCGTCCCCGAAACAGTCTCTACAAATACGTCAAGAACTACGACTTCCAGTATACTTTTCAAGGTTTAGGGCCATGTGACGTGACCATGACAGCAGTGGCGGGCCACGTGATGACTACAGACTTTGGCCCGGAATACGCTTGGGGAAAATGCCCTCCAGGGCGTCTCTTTGACGCGCCCTTCTTAACCAAACCGCCTCCAGATAGAGACCAGCGAGCTGGAATCCTGAAGAACATCATCAGAGAGGCGCGAAACGCAGATCGCCTCATGATATGGACAGATTGCGATCGGGAGGGTGAATATATTGGATGGGAGATTATGTCAGTTGCACAGGGGGCTAATCCACGTCTTAATTTACAGACAACATGGAGAGCACAATTTTCCCACTTGGAGCCCTCGCACATTGTGGCTGCTGCAAACAACCCTAAAGCGTTGGATATGAAGCTTGTGGCGGCAGTGGAGTGCCGTACCGAGTTCGACCTCCGTGTAGGGACGCTGTTCACGAGGTTTCTCACCAATATATATAAGAGTAAGCGCCTTGTGGGAGAGAAAGAGGTGGTTTCGTATGGAACATGCCAGTTTCCAACACTAAGCTTTGTTGTGGATCGTTACGTCCGCGTAAGGAATTTCAGGCCCGAACCATTCTGGAGTATAGATCTAGCGGTAACGAAAAACGGACAGAAGGTGAATTTCTCGTGGTCTCGCAATCACTTGTTCGACAGGATGTTTGTGTACGTGATCTACGCCCAGCTCCTTGAAGGGCCTCAGAAGCCTCGCATAGTCGGTGTTTCCACGAAACCTACCTCTCATTACAAGCCTCTACCGTTGACCACCGTCGACCTTCAAAAATGCTGCTCGAGATACTTCAAAATGCTGGCTAAGGCAGCCCTCGACGCTGCAGAGCTGCTCTATACTGCTGGGTATATTTCGTATCCTCGTACAGAAACAGACCAATTTCCCGCCAAGTTAGATCTCAAGGGCTACATTACCAAGCAAACTCTGAGCCTGGATTGGGGGACACATGCCACaaggcttcttcaaggaagTTTCCGTCCTCCTAGAGGCGGTAAGCATGATGATAAAGCACATCCGCCGATATACCCGGTCAAGTCTGCCTCTCTCGACACTCTTCGGCCAGATCAGAGGAAGGTGTATGAGTTTGTCGTGAGACGCTTTCTAGCGTGCTGCTCTGACGATGCACGAGGACTACAAACCAAAGTCGACCTTCAATGGCGCTCAGAACGCTTTACAGCGCTGGGACTTCAGGTCACGGAGCGTAATTTCTTGGACGTATACCCTTATTCTGACTGGAAGTCGCTGGCCCAACTACCCGAATTCGCCGAAGGCGAGGAGGTGACGCCGTCAAGCTGTAAGGTCAAAGAGGGCAAGACAAGCCCGCCAAACTATATGACAGAAGCAGAGCTAATTGCGTTGATGGACGCCAATGGAATTGGCACAGATGCTACTATTGCAGATCATGTCGAAAAGATAGCGCAGAGAAATTATgtgacaagaagaaaaattggCAAAAGTGAAGTTTTCATCCCCACCTCTCTTGGAATCTCCCTAATCGTTGCTTTTGACGCCATCCTTATCGATAGAATCTCGTTGCTGAAGCCCTTTTTGCGAAGAGCCATGGAAGGGTTCCTCCAAAAGATCTCCAGAGGCGAAATCACCAAACAAGATGTGATCTCccagcttcttccactttATAAGGAGGCCTTCATGGAGAGTAACCAGAAGGGACATGTCATTACTGATACATTTATACAGACAAGCCGAGGGTTGTCCTAG